A genomic stretch from Thauera sp. GDN1 includes:
- a CDS encoding SIMPL domain-containing protein (The SIMPL domain is named for its presence in mouse protein SIMPL (signalling molecule that associates with mouse pelle-like kinase). Bacterial member BP26, from Brucella, was shown to assemble into a channel-like structure, while YggE from E. coli has been associated with resistance to oxidative stress.) — translation MRHRLAALSAAAVLAATPVRAAEPVAAAQATTIELSAEASRAAANDLATAVLFAERNGPNPAAVAREVNRDIAAALDIARTRADIKVRSGNTSTWPVHAPDGKGRIEAWRMRSEIRLESPNLAAMSELIGELQSSLALAHISMQPAPETRRKVVDEATVDALRAFEQRAALIAGALGRKHRIAHLAVGDSGFQPPMPRMRAAAMVAEAAAAPLEGGESQVSVQVSGRIELID, via the coding sequence ATGCGCCACCGCCTAGCCGCGCTGTCCGCGGCGGCCGTGCTCGCCGCCACCCCGGTGCGCGCGGCCGAGCCCGTCGCCGCCGCGCAGGCGACCACGATCGAACTGTCTGCCGAGGCGAGCCGGGCTGCGGCCAACGACCTCGCCACTGCGGTGCTGTTCGCCGAGCGCAACGGCCCCAACCCGGCCGCGGTGGCGCGCGAGGTCAATCGCGACATCGCCGCCGCGCTCGACATCGCCCGCACGCGCGCCGACATCAAGGTGCGGTCGGGCAACACCTCGACCTGGCCGGTCCATGCCCCGGACGGCAAGGGCCGCATCGAAGCCTGGCGCATGCGCTCGGAGATCCGCCTCGAAAGCCCGAACCTCGCCGCCATGTCGGAGCTCATCGGCGAGCTCCAGTCCAGCCTCGCCCTCGCCCACATCTCGATGCAACCGGCGCCGGAAACCCGGCGCAAGGTCGTGGACGAGGCCACGGTCGACGCGCTGCGCGCCTTCGAACAGCGTGCGGCGCTGATCGCAGGCGCGCTCGGCAGGAAGCACCGGATCGCCCACCTGGCGGTCGGCGACAGCGGTTTCCAGCCGCCGATGCCACGCATGCGCGCCGCGGCGATGGTCGCGGAAGCGGCCGCCGCGCCGCTAGAAGGCGGCGAGAGCCAGGTCTCGGTGCAGGTCAGCGGCCGCATCGAACTGATCGACTGA
- a CDS encoding gamma carbonic anhydrase family protein → MSIYALGDRRPSFGEGSWIAHNATIVGSVTAGRNVSVWYNVVMRGDNDPITIGDDTNIQDGSVLHNDDGVPLVIGKGVTVGHMAMLHGCTIGDGSLIGINAVILNKAVIGKECIIGANALIPEGKVIPDRSLVVGSPGRVIRTLSDDELEHLKWNAQHYIDNARQYGQSLCALEPSSVIGRSEA, encoded by the coding sequence ATGAGCATCTATGCCCTTGGCGACCGTCGGCCGAGCTTCGGCGAAGGCAGCTGGATCGCGCACAACGCGACGATCGTCGGATCGGTGACCGCCGGGCGCAACGTCAGCGTCTGGTACAACGTGGTGATGCGCGGCGACAACGACCCGATCACCATCGGCGACGACACCAACATCCAGGACGGCTCGGTACTGCACAACGACGACGGCGTGCCGCTGGTGATCGGCAAGGGCGTCACCGTCGGCCACATGGCGATGCTGCACGGGTGCACGATCGGCGACGGCAGCCTGATCGGCATCAACGCCGTGATCCTGAACAAGGCGGTGATCGGCAAGGAATGCATCATCGGCGCCAATGCGCTGATTCCGGAAGGCAAGGTGATCCCCGACCGCTCGCTGGTCGTGGGCTCGCCCGGTCGCGTCATCCGCACGCTGAGCGACGACGAGCTCGAGCATCTCAAGTGGAACGCGCAGCACTACATCGACAACGCCCGGCAGTACGGGCAGAGCCTGTGCGCGCTCGAGCCCTCCAGCGTGATCGGCAGGTCGGAGGCGTGA
- the rlmJ gene encoding 23S rRNA (adenine(2030)-N(6))-methyltransferase RlmJ, which translates to MLSYRHAFHAGNHADVLKHLVLLELLDYYNRKDKPWYYVDTHAGGGCYALDSEQADKTAEAADGVGRLWGREDLPPAVAGYVDAVAQFNPHGRLLFYPGSPALAMTRARAQDRLRLFELHPADFESLQRTFASEQERVQVRRADGFGALKSLLPPPSRRAVVLIDPPYELKEDYRRVVDTVRDALRRFPTGTFVVWYPMLARAEARSLPERLAELGAESWLDVRLAVRKPPRDGFGMFGSGLYVINPPWVLPQRLEAALPWLAERLAVDEGAGFDLEHRIA; encoded by the coding sequence ATGCTCAGCTACCGCCACGCCTTCCATGCCGGCAACCACGCCGACGTCCTCAAGCACCTCGTGCTGCTCGAGCTGCTCGATTACTACAACCGCAAGGACAAGCCCTGGTACTACGTCGACACCCACGCCGGCGGCGGCTGCTATGCGCTCGACAGCGAGCAGGCCGACAAGACCGCCGAGGCGGCCGATGGCGTTGGCCGGCTGTGGGGGCGCGAGGACCTGCCGCCGGCGGTCGCGGGCTATGTCGACGCGGTCGCCCAGTTCAATCCGCACGGACGGCTGCTGTTCTATCCGGGCTCTCCGGCGCTGGCGATGACGCGCGCACGGGCGCAGGACCGGCTGCGCCTGTTCGAGCTGCATCCGGCCGACTTCGAGTCCCTGCAGCGCACCTTCGCCAGCGAGCAGGAGCGCGTGCAGGTGCGCCGCGCGGACGGCTTCGGCGCCCTCAAGTCGCTGCTGCCGCCGCCCTCGCGCCGGGCGGTGGTGCTGATCGATCCGCCCTACGAGCTCAAGGAGGACTACCGGCGCGTCGTCGACACCGTGCGCGACGCGTTGCGCCGCTTTCCCACCGGGACCTTCGTTGTGTGGTACCCGATGCTCGCCCGTGCGGAGGCGCGGTCGCTGCCCGAGCGTCTGGCCGAACTCGGCGCCGAGAGCTGGCTCGACGTCCGGCTGGCGGTGCGCAAGCCGCCGCGCGACGGCTTCGGCATGTTCGGCAGCGGCCTGTACGTGATCAACCCGCCCTGGGTGCTGCCGCAACGGCTGGAGGCGGCGCTGCCCTGGCTCGCCGAACGTCTCGCGGTGGACGAGGGTGCGGGTTTCGACCTGGAGCACCGCATCGCATGA
- a CDS encoding nucleotide pyrophosphohydrolase, protein MSAAELPPDALSELRDELRRFAAEREWERFHTPKNLAMALSGEAGELIEHFQWLSAEQSASLPAPEREAVALEMADVLLYLVRMADVLGIDLADAARRKMAINARRYPVELARGRADKYDRL, encoded by the coding sequence ATGAGTGCCGCCGAACTCCCGCCCGATGCTCTCAGCGAATTGCGTGACGAGCTTCGCCGTTTCGCCGCCGAGCGCGAATGGGAGCGTTTCCACACGCCCAAGAACCTGGCGATGGCGCTTTCCGGCGAGGCCGGCGAGCTGATCGAGCATTTCCAGTGGCTGAGCGCAGAGCAGTCGGCATCGCTCCCGGCGCCGGAGCGCGAAGCCGTCGCGCTGGAAATGGCCGACGTCCTGCTCTACCTCGTGCGCATGGCCGACGTGCTCGGGATCGACCTCGCCGACGCGGCGCGGCGCAAGATGGCCATCAATGCGCGCCGGTACCCGGTCGAACTGGCGCGCGGACGGGCCGACAAGTACGACCGGCTGTGA
- a CDS encoding inorganic phosphate transporter, with product MDLQHISDIERAAHSGRGEVFRLGMGVIFIVGVMFYAALNGTGEGSMTLVMAAMVGGYMAMNIGANDVANNVGPAVGSKALTLVGALVIAAIFEAAGALIAGGEVVGTIRSGIIDPDLITDSDTFVWIMLAALLAGALWLNLATAVGAPVSTTHSIVGAVLGAGMAAAGPNIVDWGTMGNIVASWVISPLLGGIFAAGFLYLVKRSITYQVDMAAAARRMVPLLVGLMAWTFATYLILKGLNKVWKVGFGAATLYGLVVGLAVFVVVRKVLSGNASIVANTKQSVNKLFTVPLIFAAALLSFAHGSNDVANAVGPLAAIVDVVSSGGAMHKDAQIPTWVMMVGAIGISLGLALFGPKVIRTVGSEITELDQMRAYCIAMAATITVIVASQFGLPVSSTHIAVGGVFGVGFLREYLKSNYDRMLAEIKAHHPEGDLAAIEAFIQRFDKASLEEKGRMLGDLKERSKKAEDPAHFSKGERKDLKKVYRRELVKRSQLMRIAAAWVITVPASALMAAILYFTIRGMMLP from the coding sequence GTGGACCTGCAGCACATCAGCGATATCGAGCGCGCGGCGCACAGCGGCCGGGGCGAAGTCTTCCGCCTCGGCATGGGCGTGATCTTCATCGTCGGCGTGATGTTCTACGCGGCGCTCAACGGCACCGGCGAAGGCAGCATGACCCTGGTCATGGCGGCCATGGTCGGCGGTTACATGGCGATGAACATCGGCGCCAACGACGTTGCCAACAACGTCGGCCCCGCGGTCGGTTCGAAGGCACTCACGCTCGTCGGCGCACTGGTCATCGCAGCCATCTTCGAGGCTGCGGGTGCCCTGATCGCCGGCGGCGAGGTGGTCGGCACCATCCGCAGCGGCATCATCGATCCCGATCTGATCACGGACTCCGACACCTTCGTGTGGATCATGCTGGCCGCACTGCTCGCCGGCGCGCTGTGGCTCAACCTCGCCACCGCGGTCGGGGCCCCGGTGTCGACCACGCACTCGATCGTCGGCGCGGTGCTGGGTGCCGGCATGGCCGCAGCCGGACCGAACATCGTCGATTGGGGCACCATGGGCAACATCGTGGCGAGCTGGGTCATCTCGCCCCTCCTCGGTGGCATCTTCGCGGCGGGCTTCCTGTACCTGGTCAAGCGCAGCATCACCTACCAGGTCGACATGGCCGCGGCTGCGCGCCGGATGGTGCCCTTGCTGGTGGGCCTGATGGCGTGGACCTTCGCCACCTACCTGATCCTCAAGGGTCTGAACAAGGTGTGGAAGGTCGGCTTCGGTGCGGCGACGCTCTACGGGCTGGTGGTCGGTCTTGCCGTGTTCGTCGTGGTGCGCAAGGTCCTCAGCGGCAATGCCAGCATCGTCGCCAACACCAAGCAGAGCGTGAACAAGCTGTTCACCGTGCCGCTGATCTTCGCCGCCGCGCTGCTCAGTTTCGCCCACGGCTCGAACGATGTGGCCAACGCGGTGGGGCCGCTGGCGGCGATCGTGGATGTGGTCAGTTCGGGCGGTGCGATGCACAAGGACGCCCAGATCCCGACCTGGGTCATGATGGTGGGCGCCATCGGCATCTCGCTCGGTCTGGCGCTGTTCGGTCCCAAGGTGATCCGCACCGTCGGTTCGGAGATCACCGAGCTCGATCAGATGCGCGCCTACTGCATCGCGATGGCCGCCACGATCACGGTGATCGTCGCCAGCCAGTTCGGATTGCCGGTCAGTTCCACCCACATCGCCGTCGGCGGCGTGTTCGGCGTCGGCTTCCTGCGCGAGTACCTGAAGAGCAACTACGACCGCATGCTCGCCGAGATCAAGGCCCATCACCCCGAGGGCGACCTCGCCGCCATCGAGGCCTTCATCCAGCGCTTCGACAAGGCCTCGCTCGAGGAGAAGGGCCGCATGCTCGGCGACCTCAAGGAGCGCTCGAAGAAGGCCGAGGACCCCGCGCATTTCTCCAAGGGCGAGCGCAAGGACCTGAAGAAGGTCTATCGCCGGGAACTGGTCAAGCGCTCGCAGCTGATGCGCATCGCCGCGGCCTGGGTCATCACCGTGCCGGCCTCGGCGCTGATGGCGGCGATCCTGTATTTCACCATCCGCGGCATGATGCTGCCCTGA
- a CDS encoding DUF3301 domain-containing protein, translating to MTLAELAAVLLLGGLVWFWFDSLKAREAGIDAARRACLREAVQFLDETVVGHGLRLARDERGHVVLRRAFEFEYSVSGDDRHTGSVVLEGREVVLVDVSAHRLARRAVVIDLH from the coding sequence ATGACGCTTGCCGAGCTGGCAGCCGTGCTGCTCCTGGGCGGGCTGGTCTGGTTCTGGTTCGACAGCCTCAAGGCGCGCGAGGCCGGCATCGATGCGGCGCGGCGAGCCTGCCTGCGCGAGGCGGTGCAGTTCCTCGACGAGACCGTGGTCGGCCATGGCCTGCGGCTGGCGCGCGACGAGCGCGGACACGTCGTGCTACGACGCGCGTTCGAGTTCGAGTACTCGGTGAGCGGGGACGACCGCCACACCGGCTCCGTGGTGCTGGAAGGGCGGGAGGTGGTGCTGGTGGATGTGAGCGCGCACCGCCTGGCCCGGCGCGCGGTGGTCATCGACCTGCACTGA
- the folE gene encoding GTP cyclohydrolase I FolE, protein MSTPRHDHPGHDHPPQPHPATVGIPRSGDFDPVAFERAVGDLLRACGIAPDNAHTGRTAQRVRELWQRRLLGGYELDPADVLGEGFEDPRRDMVVVRGIAVHGVCPHHLVPFRGVAHVAYLPGGRLHGFGRIARLVDAIGHRFTYQEWMTRDIADALMVHGKAAGAACIIEAEQLCLLLGEDRRGDERVVTQAFAGTFEHSEQARNEFLRAIEGRRG, encoded by the coding sequence ATGAGCACGCCCCGCCACGACCATCCCGGCCACGACCACCCGCCCCAGCCCCATCCGGCCACGGTGGGCATCCCGCGCAGCGGCGATTTCGACCCCGTGGCCTTCGAGCGTGCGGTCGGCGACCTGCTGCGCGCCTGCGGCATCGCGCCGGACAACGCCCACACCGGCCGCACCGCGCAGCGGGTGCGCGAGCTGTGGCAGCGCCGGCTGCTCGGCGGCTACGAGCTCGACCCCGCGGACGTGCTCGGCGAGGGCTTCGAGGACCCACGGCGCGACATGGTCGTGGTGCGCGGCATCGCGGTGCACGGCGTGTGTCCGCACCACCTCGTCCCCTTCCGCGGCGTCGCCCACGTCGCCTACCTGCCGGGCGGAAGGCTGCACGGTTTCGGCCGCATCGCCCGCCTGGTCGACGCGATCGGCCACCGCTTCACCTACCAGGAGTGGATGACGCGCGACATCGCCGATGCGCTGATGGTGCACGGCAAGGCCGCGGGCGCGGCCTGCATCATCGAGGCGGAACAGCTCTGCCTGCTGCTGGGCGAGGACAGACGCGGTGACGAGCGCGTGGTGACGCAGGCCTTCGCCGGCACCTTCGAGCACTCGGAGCAGGCGCGCAACGAGTTCCTGCGCGCGATCGAGGGCCGGCGGGGCTGA
- the fabI gene encoding enoyl-ACP reductase FabI, with protein sequence MSPIVNLEGKVGLITGIANEKSISTGVAEACAQAGAKLVITYQNEKTRAFIEPVIHRLGVEDVFLLDVTRPETMDAVFAEIEARHGKLDFAIHSMAFAKRDDLHGRVVDTSADGFALAMDVSTHSFVRLAKKAEPLLEKAGGGALVTMTYLGSEKVIPHYGVMGLCKAALEAATRYLAAELGAKGIRVNAVSPGPLMTRAASGIAGFDGLMAAAVERSPMHALVTPEDIGALTAFLVSDAGRLVTGGVHFVDAGYNIMA encoded by the coding sequence ATGAGCCCCATCGTCAACCTCGAAGGCAAGGTCGGTCTGATCACCGGCATCGCGAACGAGAAGTCCATCTCCACCGGCGTCGCCGAGGCCTGCGCCCAGGCCGGCGCCAAGCTCGTCATCACCTACCAGAACGAGAAGACCCGCGCCTTCATCGAACCTGTGATCCACCGTCTCGGCGTCGAGGACGTGTTCCTGCTCGACGTCACCCGTCCCGAGACCATGGACGCCGTCTTTGCCGAGATCGAAGCCCGTCACGGCAAGCTCGACTTCGCCATCCACAGCATGGCCTTCGCCAAGCGCGACGACCTCCACGGCCGCGTGGTGGATACCTCCGCCGACGGCTTCGCGCTGGCGATGGACGTGTCGACCCACTCCTTCGTGCGCCTGGCGAAGAAGGCCGAACCGCTGCTGGAGAAGGCCGGCGGCGGCGCGCTGGTGACCATGACCTACCTCGGCTCGGAGAAGGTCATCCCCCACTACGGCGTGATGGGCCTGTGCAAGGCCGCGCTCGAAGCCGCGACCCGCTACCTGGCGGCCGAGCTCGGCGCCAAGGGCATCCGCGTGAACGCGGTCTCGCCCGGCCCGCTGATGACGCGCGCCGCCTCCGGCATCGCCGGCTTCGACGGCCTGATGGCCGCCGCGGTCGAGCGCTCGCCGATGCACGCGCTGGTCACCCCCGAGGACATCGGCGCGCTGACCGCCTTCCTGGTCTCCGATGCCGGCCGTCTGGTCACCGGCGGGGTGCATTTCGTCGACGCCGGCTATAACATCATGGCGTAA
- a CDS encoding HAD domain-containing protein has translation MTRTAYIFMDFDGVTHPWGEVEDFRCLPHIEAVVREFPEARIVIASDWRMLFSMQKLVARFAEDVRPQIAGATPHMLPKTGSELHGLREREAMLWLAQHESDPADAAWCAIDDAPGNWLSRSRLILTDFKRGFTAEDANALRRMLLGFRAGMAKPPGPVVNSLWARNIA, from the coding sequence ATGACACGTACCGCATACATCTTCATGGACTTCGACGGCGTCACCCATCCCTGGGGCGAGGTCGAGGATTTCCGCTGTCTGCCGCACATCGAGGCGGTGGTGCGGGAGTTTCCGGAAGCGCGGATCGTGATCGCCTCCGACTGGCGCATGCTGTTCTCGATGCAGAAGCTGGTCGCACGCTTCGCCGAGGATGTGCGCCCGCAGATCGCCGGCGCGACGCCGCACATGCTGCCCAAGACCGGTTCCGAGCTGCACGGCCTGCGCGAGCGCGAGGCGATGCTGTGGCTGGCTCAGCACGAGAGCGACCCGGCCGACGCCGCCTGGTGCGCGATCGACGATGCGCCGGGCAACTGGCTGTCGCGCTCGCGACTGATCCTCACCGACTTCAAGCGCGGCTTCACCGCCGAGGACGCCAACGCCTTGCGGCGCATGCTGCTGGGCTTCCGTGCGGGGATGGCGAAGCCACCCGGGCCGGTGGTGAACTCGCTGTGGGCGCGCAACATCGCCTGA
- a CDS encoding YaeQ family protein produces the protein MALKATIFKAEIQVADMDRHHYADYSLTLARHPSETDERMMVRLLAFSLFADPALAFGKGLCVDDEPDLWQKDLTGAIERWIDVGQPDDKWIRKACGRAGEVVVLAYGRALEVWWNGVRGKLERHGNLRVFELGREASAELARLAERTMRLQFTIQDGHVWVGNGRDSVALEPKRIFGPDWP, from the coding sequence ATGGCGCTCAAGGCCACCATCTTCAAGGCCGAGATCCAGGTCGCAGACATGGATCGGCACCACTATGCGGATTACAGCCTCACCCTGGCCCGCCATCCGTCGGAGACCGACGAGCGCATGATGGTGCGCCTGCTGGCCTTCTCGCTGTTCGCCGATCCGGCGCTCGCCTTCGGCAAGGGCCTGTGTGTGGATGACGAGCCGGACCTGTGGCAGAAGGACCTGACCGGCGCGATCGAGCGCTGGATCGACGTCGGCCAGCCCGACGACAAGTGGATCCGCAAGGCCTGCGGCCGTGCCGGCGAGGTCGTGGTGCTCGCCTACGGGCGCGCGCTCGAGGTGTGGTGGAACGGCGTGCGCGGCAAGCTCGAGCGCCACGGCAACCTGCGCGTGTTCGAGCTCGGGCGCGAGGCGAGCGCGGAGCTCGCCCGCCTGGCCGAGCGCACGATGCGACTGCAGTTCACGATCCAGGACGGCCACGTGTGGGTCGGCAACGGCCGCGACAGCGTGGCGCTGGAGCCGAAGCGGATCTTCGGCCCCGACTGGCCCTGA